The following nucleotide sequence is from Glycine soja cultivar W05 unplaced genomic scaffold, ASM419377v2 tig00105382_1_pilon, whole genome shotgun sequence.
GGGTTGATTCAGCAATCTTACTGGCAATACAGTAAGTTGGTATTAAATGCACCCATGTCAATTTTGATTGATGCCCTTTCACCTCACCAAACTCAACACTTTTtccttttgtgctcttctcaTTTATGTCTACTTTCTTCATCAAATCTTGTATGGTGATTTGGAGGTTTCTCAACTTCTGTGCATCACAATGAAGTCTTTCTAAAATCTTGCTTTGGTTCCCTATTTCTCCATTCTTTATGAAAGGAAAAATCTAATTATGTCATATTTCTCCATTAGGGGtacaaataatttgaaatgtaGAAGAAACTAAAGACCTTCTCTTTTAGTAGTGCTTAAGTCAAATTGAATACATATATTATAAGTGGAAAAATTCTTGCTTAAAGTATTTAACCCACTTCCATATACTTAATACTTGAATTTTAAGACTATTAGTTACTCCATACACTTGATTGATAAAAATGTCTGTAAATAAACCTCTAAAATGAATAGAAGTTCTTTGAAGTATCAAGCACACCAAAATATACTATacctcttcctttcttttttgttagtttttcccTCACTCTCTGACAGACTCCACATGCTCCTAGAGAGAGGCCCAAGCCAAAGACCCACCCACGTTATTGTGTCTGCATACAAGTGCTATGAAATGACCACAACATATCTGCCTCATCTCTGACCCACGCATTCACACACCTCACTTCCCTCCATTTTCTCAaccatttatgtattttaacaaCTCTTATCTGTCTCATGCACTCAAAATTTGACACCCTAAATTCCACCCTTTTTTCTTAcgtaatgtaattaaaaaaataatcatacatttttttatgattaaaaataattgtaggtgaatcatttttcattttaaatacatcatcaatatttttttgctatcacattataaattttattatatttatattttttatttcttttttattttctctctaagtGTAGGATAATATATGGAGTATTTAtcaaacattttcttaaaaaaaaaagttttcactGCGAGTTTTTTATTCTTCCGACCCAATTTTTTCAACACTTGCCTTGCCATCTTCATATATATAGACCCCATAACTCCTCTCTCACACTCTTTAGCCTCCTTTATAGCTGTTTTGTTCCCTCTGCAagagaaaaaagcaaaaaattaaagataaaaaataaaaatattcctcTGCTCagtttaaagaaagaaaaacatctcTTCTTTGGTCActcaaatttttctctcttctctgtgCATCATCACTTTGGAATTGCTTGGTTTCCACTTCTTTTTGTTCCTTCTGCTTCTGCAGGAGATtgacacacactcacacacatatatatatattctctcttCCTCTATTATGTGAAAGCCCAACATCATCCAGTTTTATGCAATTTTTCTGCTTTTGTATCTCTTTGCTCCATTCAAGGTCATGGACATTCTCTTCTATTTTCACATGCATACACCTGTAATACATGTAATGTAACACACATAAGCATGATGAAATTTGCATGACCAAGTCTAAAGCAAGTTCTAGTCAATGCACTAGTGTTATCAAATTGTCATCCTCATTAGCATCTTCTCTGCCCAGAAGGCCAATTTCTacttatatttcaaattatttgtaCCCCTAAAAGAGAAGGTCTTTAGTTTCTTCTACATTCTTTGTGAAAGGAAAAATCTAATTATGTCATATTTCTCCATTCCTGTTCTGCGAGTCTATGCTAATtgctaaacatatatatttccaatgagtgttttttttgttgtcaaGCCAATGAGTACTTGGTTTGTATTCCATGGACCGTCCTTACCTATGGCCTAAATAAAGCTATTTTTGCAAATTGTGTTGCTTTGCTGCTGCTTGAAGATAACCTTGAGGTCTTTCCACCAAGGAGAGTCTAAACTGCAGTTCCTATCAGAAATCAAATCCCTCCAACCACCATATCTAGACAATAGAATTTTGGCCCACCACTGATTCTGATTATTTGCCAACTCCTACCCCCATTTAGCAAGCAAAGCCTCATTGAATTTAATCAAATCTTTGATCCCTAACCCACCTTTACTCTTAGGTAGGCAGACTATGTCCCACCTCACCCAAGGAATCTTAATGGAGTCTTGGAGGCTGCCCCATAAAAAATTCCTTTGTATAGATGTAATCTTTTGCACCACAAGCTTAGGAATCTTGAAGAAGGATAGCAAATAAATGGGTAAGGCTGTTAAGACTGAATTAATGAGGGTTATTCTACCCCCCATTGATAGAtttctttgcttccattttgtaAGTTTAGCCTCGAATTTGCTAATAATGGGCTGCCACATAGACCTATTTTTAGAGCTCACCTCTACAGGAATTCCAAGGTAAGAGAATGGAATATCCATTTGACTACAATTGAGAGAAGATGCTGCCTCCCTACACCAGTCCTCCGATTTGTCCAAACACCCAAATTTGCTCTTATTGTAGTTTATCTTAAGACCAGAGACCAATTCAAAGCTTTTCAGGATACACTTTAGAATTTTCCCCGTATCTTCTCCATATGCAATGGCCACCTTCATGATTTGAAATCAAATAGAGATTGGTTGGTGGTGCTTTCTCTTGTGTCCAGCAAATTCTTTGGAAGAACATGAAagttttagattttaaaatatataatatttaagtgattttttttttgcttttttatatttacaaaaaaattatttattgattgaaattcaaAGTGAGGTCTATTTAATAACCTTCTCATGTGTAGAGATATTCATTTTAGTAGACATGTTTGTCACATGTTTTTCtacttgattaatttataatatgtaatttctatttttaatgtgttgattaataacaatgaaaattttattttattttatagtttttaattttaatatacttacAACAAGCAATATTAATATCATTAGAAACCCTCAATGAAAGACTGATTGAATTTTTtcgaaaaatatcatttttgtagatatttattacaattaatatatttttgctaTGATCAATTAATGTTGTATGattatgttaagaaaaaaaatacttatgttacaaaatataacaattagTATGTTTTTCTCTCGCAAGTAGAAGATACTGCTAATAAACACCTTTAGCAACTCATGTAACAAAATTACTAATGAAATATGAATTGtctattaaagaataaaatattaattattttattttaaataatatttaattttaatagttttcatataattaattgttatttatatttacgtattattcaaaatattattataaattttaaatatcataaattaattaaatcatacaAGTGAAGGAAATTTActattttggcttttgatttctaataaatatttcatttttctcttcggTCTCTAATGAATTTTTGGTTTACGCTGAGTCGTtactaaaataacaattttatattttatttttgatattttgttttagtctctcataaattagttaatttgtatttactccataataaaataataaatttttttagtgtcgactaataacaaataatttttttttattaaggagtaaatacaaaatttactaatttattaggAACTAAGAATAAGTGTTAAgggtcaaaataaaattatttttttattaagaactcaacgcaaaatacaaatttattaaagaGTAAACGCAAAATCAGATATTTATCaggaatcaaaaatatatttaagcctactATTTTTACTCACAGTCATTTAAAAATAGCTCTCCCACTAGATATATTCCTTACaacatttttaatgttatttaaaattatttatttcccaattattaataatttaaataattgaaacaaaatatagaatttcaatttgaaaatttttagtTATTGAGGGGCATAAACAACGTAATccttaatgattttctttattattgttatttatatatacaaatttattttggtGAATAGCTCtagtttagtattttccttttctttaaatatttaacgagAAATTTATATAAACAGGAAATAATGTAAACAGTGACTATGGTCTATTCTTGTCTGCTTACATGAGTTGAAATCTCACTATATTCTTAGTTGTCATGGACTCATCGCGAAGATGGGATAATGCAATGTGTTTTAGCATAAATGATAGGAGGTTTGCACTGCAAACTTTTAGTTTctagttaattattttcttgGTGCAAATTATGTCTTCGTAGCATACTAGTCCACTAGAAATCATTAGAAGACGAGTCTTGAGAAAGCCACATGCTGAGATGGTTACCTTGTATTGAATTTGGAGTTTCTTTCTTACCTTAGTCCTCCAACTTGCTGCAGCAATCACTCCTAAgcacttctttttcttcattccattctttacattttcaagtATGAATCTCTCAGCTTTACATCCAGTGAGGATCACTGCACCATTGCCTACAGAATCAACCAACCAAGTGGAGTCAGTTCCCTTCTTATCTCCTATTCTGCAACCATAACAGCATGAACCACAATAGTCATCTGCTGAGGAATTTATAGCCACAGACTCTACTTTGAAGCCCATTTTCTCACATCCTTGTATGAGAATTTGGTTCGGAAAGCTTTCATTCTTGCACTTTTCTGTTACACCAATCCTTCTTTGTATGAtgcaatcaaattttataatctcTACAGGCTGATATTACTAATCAAGGAAAAATAGACATTCCTTGGTTTCTAATTTCATTCATTAGTTAGAGTTTTTTCCCAATATCTAAGGGGGTGTTTGTTCCAAGGTTTTTAATTACATTCCTTGGATTCTTATTTTTGGTGGCATTACTATGAGCAAGAACTCCATTCTCTGGTATTTTAggcaaaaaaaaaccatttgatTAGTGTACCGTCCAGATATGTCTTGACTAAGCATGATGTGGCCCCTTATGAAGCTCCATCTGTGTTCAGAGCTTCAAGGACTGTGTACCATGGCACTCGGATATAACTCAGTCAAACCTGATGTGCCCCCCTATCAGGCTCCATTGCCTCTGTTGAGTGAACAGCTTGGGCCTTTGCATCATCTAGATATAGAATCCAAGATATACTCAACCTCAACCCATCCCGTTGCACATTCACTTCTCTACCCCTCCAGCCTGATAAATGTTTCTGccctattaaaaaaacaaattgaccTCTAATTCCATATGAACAATAGGTTGATTTTCAACAATATCCCTAAGTCAATCAAACCAATACCTCCCACCAATTGATATCAGGACTGGTCACAATTTAAGATCCCATTAAATTTTCCATCAATATACCACCAGTTTAACCCCATCACATGGAACCTTCACCCTTTAGACTCAGGCTAGGCTAGTCCAAGCTCCCTTTCGGGGCTAATATGGTCAATGAGAGTTGTATGCATCATTATCAATTCCTGAATACAGATGCAGAGCATTTCACCCCAAAACTGGTATAGTAGGATAGTAGATAGTGGAATAACcactattatgaaatttatagatataaattaagtaatttatattacattatatgcttaatcatattaaaaatttacacaaatagtttcttttaatttttttttttgtcagcaaacatagatatgatatattaataatgagtaccagtggtactgaagttacaaattttagggGCCAGCTGGTTCCTATGATTATTAGTAGGAACAAAGCCAGCACCATAGCACCCTGCTACCTAACCCATGCTACAAAAGTCCAGCCCCCACACTCCCAAGCTAAGTACAGAAACCTAGTGTTACATTGGAAGACCATTGATTAAAGTGAAGTGTAAAATCTTTCTCGTTGGACTTGAGCCATGACCAAAGTAAAAGCAGAGCATCATCCAAATGCTAGCTGTAATTTGTAGATGCCAAGATATGATGTTGTGATATCAGATTCAATAAAGGAAAGCAAAATCTAAGTACATGTCAAATGAAACAGGGCAAGGGCATAGAGATTCCATCCAAATGCTAGGACAATAATTTCTACAATACAAATCAGATCATATTGGAACATTTCCATTTCAAAAtttacactaatttttttttggagccatttcttaattatatattcctGTCTTGCAATGATGATTTCAGCTTTATATAGCTAGAAAGAATATGATGTAGTGAAGACCTTCTTCCATGATTTGAGCTTTATATATGACTGTTGGAACTCTGTCTTCACTGCTTTCTTTAGTAAATGCCTTGCAATTTAATTCTGTATCATATCAAGTTGATTGCCACAAATTATTTTCTACATATTACACAAATGTTTGTCATAGAAGCGGTTGATTGACCaaagtgttattatttttcaggCTGAATCAGGCACCAAAGAATCACCAAAGAACTCCTTTCATTATTTGCAGGTGTGTTTATTGTTTCTAgtaatagtttaaaatatgtttttgaaattCCACAAATCACAAACATGTATCATGCCTGAAAACATGTATTCGTTTAATGCCTTCATATTCATGCCGTGTAATTGTTCTTTTGAGCTGTCTAGTATAATGTttattatgtctttttgtgccaaTATCATACAATTACGAGAGTACCATAGGTACTATAGGAACAAGTATAAATTAACCCCAATTGtggttgaatttgaggatgGTATTTTGGACCAGCTACACCCCATAACTTAAGTACATGTATGCTGCACCTCTTGGAAGAGGTGTCAGCATTTACCCttcctttgttgttttttttgcaaggcaaaaatcaaatatattatgtataaaattcagtactaggtgtactgaaaTATTCTACAATAAATCTCTTCATCTCCGCCTTTTTATGTCCTTACCCGACCACCCCCAGAACATGTATTGCAAGGTGTTCAAATTTCTCCAGTCCCCTTGCATGCACACCATGTCATTGACCGCTGGAAGATGGCTAATGGAGTTCTCGTTCATGAGACAACCTGGTCTTGACCTCCACATGCAACTGCTACATATGGATGGTGTAGTCCCTGGTGTAGTCCTTCTCTTCACATTTTAACCAAGACCAAGTGTGGAACAAGGTATCATCGATAACCTTTTCAGGATCAAACGGCTGGTTCTTGAAAATCATAGCATTTCTATGATGCCAGACGAAGAAGGATAGAGCTAACCACAGAAATTTCCATCTGTTTTTTATACTAGCTTTGCTGTTCCATTGAGTGAATTGTAAAAAGTGGTTCTTTAGGTCTGTGGAAAAAGGACCCACTCTATTAACCCATCTCAAAGGCTCCCACCAAAGTCTCCTTGTCATTGTACAGTTGAAAATAAGATGATTAATCGATTCTTCTTCATGATCACAAAGAGGGCAGCTATAAGAAGGCATTGTGACCTGTCTCTTTCTAAGATTGTCCCTAGAAGGGAGTCTATTCTTGAGGAGTCTCCACGAAAAAGCACTCACTTTTGGAGGAATTTTCAGTTTCCACATGGTGTTTAGAACATTGTCTTGACTAACACTATGATGAGCCCCCTGCAGCACCTTGTAAGCAGATCTTGTTGAAAATAAACCATTAGGATCTGGCTTCCACCACAGAATATCCCTGCTGGATTGGTGTATGTGACCAGAATCAATCTCCTCTACAAAGTCAGCTGCCATTTGTATTTCATAGTCAAAAAAGTCCCTTCTCCAAGATAACTTCCATTCCCATCTGCCCTCCACAAATTCTCCCATAGAATTAATTAGAGAATTCTGCTGTTTACTTATTACATATAATTGGGGATACTTTCCTTGGATATTACAGTTGTCCTCCAGCCATAAATCGTTCCAGAAACTAATATTGGACCCCGTACCCACCCTCCActttaaattatcattaaagcAGTTATTGTGTTGCTGCTGAAAGATACTCTTTAAATCTTGCCACCATTGGGAAGTGAAATTTCTTCTACCACCTGAAATCAGCTACTTTGACATAGATTATTTTTCCCAAATTCAGctgatttgattttataaatgtttaaaaaatgatgttgaaTTTCAATTGCACCACTTTCGTCATTAAATTTCGATGTTGTCGTTTGTGcagtttttcttgatttttttcttataagcaTTGGTAATAGAGGCCAACAAACTGAAAAATGTCGAATCCCTTGAAACAGCCATGCACCATTTTACTTGTTAGCATTGCTGGTCCAACTAACTGCAATTGCTAATGTGTTTTCCACTGCAGCGTTTTGTACAAAAGGTGCAGTTCTGGTGTGTTTTCTACTGCAATTGGTGCTCTATGCTTGTGATGCATGTCAAGTAACCCCTAAGCCACTAACGTTTGACATAGAAGGTGtaacatggatcgaagttggatgaacgcATCACGTATAACTGAAGAGTATGAGAATGGTGTTGAAGAGTTTTTGCTGTTTGCTCAAAGTAAAGCGCAACCTATGTGGGGAAAATTTTTTTGTCCATGTGTGAAGTGTGGAAATGGGAGGCGCCAAACAATTGATGACATAAGAACTCATCTTATTTGTGAGGGAATAATTCGTAGCTACacaaaatggatatggcatggggaaTCCCTCGATACAGCTGACATGTCACAGGCTGACGATGTTACTACAGACAGCGGAAATCCTATAGAAGAAATGATTCGCGATCTTGGGCAAGAGGGGTTTGAAGAGGCACATGCAGCGTTGTATGACAACATAGAAGTTGATTCAAAAATGCCTTTGTATTCCGGCTGCATATCTTTCACAAAATTGTCAGCTGTGTTAGCTCTGGTTAACTTGAAGGCTcgatttgggtggagtgacaagagTTTTAGTGAGTTGCTGATGTTGTTGACAAACATGCTTCCTGCTGATAACGTCTTGCCAAAGAATCACTACCAAGCAAAGAAGATTTTATGTCCAGTTGGGATGCAGTACGAaaaaaattcatgcatgttgTAATGACTGCATTTTGTACAGAGATGATTTTGCTGAACTAGATTACTGCCCTGTGTGTGGGGTTTCTCGGTACAGACTGACCAACGGAGATTCTACTGTACTAGTCTCAGACGCCAACCGCCGTCCAGCAAAGGTGTGTTGGTATCTcccaataataccaaggtttaagcggTTGTTTGCTAATGGGGAAGATGCAAAGAACCTTATATGGCATGCAAATACCAGAAAATCAGATGGATTGATGCGACATCCTGCAGATAGCCCGCAATGGAAGGCAATTGATCGTCTGTATCCTGAATTTGGGGCCGAGCCTAGAAATTTAAGGCTTGGTCTTGCAACGGACGGAATGAACCCATTTGGAACCTTAACTACTAACCATAGCTCGTGGCCCGTTTTGCTGTTCATTTATAATCTCCCTCtgtggttgtgcatgaagcgaaagtaTGTTATGCTAAGTATGATGATAGCTGGTCCAAGACAACCAGGTAATGATATTGACGTATATCTAAGACCGTTAATTGACGATTTGCGGAAATTGTGGGATGAAGGGGTTGATGTATGGGACGCAAATTTGCAGCATGCTTTCAAGTTGCGTGCAATGGTTTTTTGTACCATCAATGACTTTCCAGCTTACGGAAATTAAAGTGGATATAGTGTCAAAGGACATCACGCATGTCCTATATGTGAGCAGAATACAAGTTTCCACCAACTtaaacatggaaagaagactGTGTATACTAGGCATCGAAGATTTCTCAAACAGTATCATCCGTATCGACGATTGAAGAAGGCATTCGATGGAAGTCAAGAACATGAAACCGCGCCAAATCCATTAACTGGCGATGAAGTATATCAGCGGGTCAAGGATGTCGTAAATATGTTCAGCAAGTCCCAAAAAAAACCATCATCCACTTCAAACATGTGGAAAAAGAAgtctattttctttgatcttccgtactggtccgATCATCATGTTAGGCATTGTATAGACGTCATGCATgtcgagaaaaatgtttgtgattctTTAATTGGGACCCTCCTAAACattaaaggcaagacaaaggatggtttcAAGTGTCGTCAAGACTTGGTTGACATGGGTATATGTCAGGTGTTGCATCCTATCTCAAAAGGTAACAGGACATATCTGCCCCCAGCCTGTTACACAATGTCAACAGCTGAAAAGAGAAGTTTTTGTGAATGCTTGCGTAAtatcaaagtcccacaaggctACTCTTCAAACATCAAGAGTCATGTGTCTGTGAATGAGCTTAAGTTGGTTGGCTTGAAATCAcatgattgtcatgtgttaATGCAACAACTTTTGCCTGTTGCAATCCGCGGAACATTGCCTGAGAAGGTCCGTGTTGCAATCAGCCGcttgtgtttcatttttaatgctATATGTGCCAAGGTCATTGACCCTAAACAGTTGGATGCTTTGGAAGATGAGGTTGTCGTTGTCCTTTGTCAAATGGAGATGTTTTTccctccttcattttttgacattatgGTACACTTAGTTGTTCATCTGGTAAGGGAGATAAGGTGTTGTGGTCCTACGTATTTTAGATGGATGTATCCAGTTGAGCGGTACATGAAGGTCTTAAAGGGTTATACGAAGAATCGACATCGACCAGAGGCCTCAATAGTGGAAAGATACGTTGCTGAAGAATGCATTGAGTTTGCCTCACAGTACATTGACTCATTGAAACCTGTCGGTGTTCCTGCATCCCGGCATGACCAGCCAATAGCCGGCAAGGGTACTCGTGGATACAATGTTGTGACAATGACTAGGCATGACGTGTCACAAgcacatttgtatatattaaacaaCACAATAGAGGTGTTTCCGTACATAGAGGCTcacaaaaaacatgttagagATAGTCACCCcaaaatgaacatgatgagggTATTGCAAGAGCACAACAAAACTTTCATAAATTGGTTTAGACAAACAATACTTGCTGATAAAAGTGTTTCCAGACGACTGACATTGTTAGCCATTGGCCCAAATTTGAATGTCCCTACATGGAAGGGGTATGACATTAACAATTATTCATTCTACACAAAGTCCCAAGATGAGAAAAGTTCGGTACAAAACAGTGGGGTCTGTGTTGATGCTGATTCGGAGCACTTTTCCAGTACATCGGATAACAACCCCATTCGAGCATCCATGTCTTACTTTGGTGTCATTCAAGAAATTTGGGAGGTTGATTATACATCATTTAGAGTGCCTGTTTTTAAGTGTCAGTGGGTGAACGGGACAACAGGTGTGTTTCAAGATCCATTGGGATTTACTTTGGTAGACCTTAGTAAGGTGGCATATATAGACGAACCTTTCATTATGGTAGCACAAGCCAGACAAGTTTTCTATGTACAAGATCCATGTAATTCAAGTTTGTCTGTGGCTCTGCAAGGAAGACCAAGTGGAATGAATTACCATAATGATGAGTCAACCCTTGACATTGGTCAAATGTCtggtttttcaaaacaattgccTTCAATGAATGAAGCTGATGAAGTGGATGATGGACATGCAAATCGtgtagatcatgatgaaggtctATGGGAAAACATCCCTACAGGCTGAGTGCGAAAGTAATGCTTTGTttaatgtgtaaatataatGATTATGTTAGTATTACGCCTTTGCTTTTGTTAATGTCTAAATGTAATCGTTAATATTAATTGTGTATTTTATTTACAGGATCATGGCCACAGATCCGACGTCTCCTCCACAGTCCGATGGTCAATCAGAGGCGACTTCCAAGAGGAGTAGAACAACGACACGGCTGAGAACATTGACATTAAGAACCGTGGATCAGCCCAGACCGGCTGTTTATGTGGATCCCGCTACCGGGAGAGCATCCGGACCGATGCGTGAAAAGTTCCACAGCTACCTAGGCATAGTGGCGCGAGAAAAAGGTTCCCATTATCCACAATAATTGGAAAGACGTACCTGAAACGCTAAAGGAGATTGTGTGGAATGACATTCTAGTAAGTCCTTCATACCAATTACAATATTTGAATTAAGAATCAATTTTTCtgttaaaaacataattgactATAACAAATAGTTGTCCTTTATAATCTCTACATGTGTTTGATGCCCTTTATTTTAAATGACTTGTCCTTTATTTGAATAGTTAATCACTATCCAAGACTCCTATATTTGTAAAGAACAGCACAAGggcagtttttattttaaacatgaaTATTAGTTAGTTAGATGAGGTTGAGAACAAATAGTGGCAGATCAAAGTTAGAGACCAGAACAAATCATGTGTATAATAAGttcacaaatttaaattgataacttaaacaaatgaaaattggCATGGGTTTTGTGTTAGGGAGCAGGGGTagtatttttatccttaaatactTAATAGGGTAatgcatattattttttatgctaaTGTAACcataagtttgatttttatgttataCTATTTTTGTATGGAATAAATTGATTTGTATCACTGTAAACATCCCAAATTTCCTAAAGCTATGAAAATAGCTGCCTACCCACTTGCACCGCCAAATAAAGCATTGCTTTCCAATCCACATAATCCAGTGGCCCTCCAAATATTATGATTAATAggaacttcttttcttttttgtttttaacagACACTTAGAATTATACAAACTCAGTTAATACTTAATAGCAGTTAATACCTCCCATCTATTGTCTATAAAGCTTTTGCGA
It contains:
- the LOC114404643 gene encoding uncharacterized protein LOC114404643, giving the protein MDRSWMNASRITEEYENGVEEFLLFAQSKAQPMWGKFFCPCVKCGNGRRQTIDDIRTHLICEGIIRSYTKWIWHGESLDTADMSQADDVTTDSGNPIEEMIRDLGQEGFEEAHAALYDNIEVDSKMPLYSGCISFTKLSAVLALVNLKARFGWSDKSFSELLMLLTNMLPADNVLPKNHYQAKKILCPVGMQLTNGDSTVLVSDANRRPAKVCWYLPIIPRFKRLFANGEDAKNLIWHANTRKSDGLMRHPADSPQWKAIDRLYPEFGAEPRNLRLGLATDGMNPFGTLTTNHSSWPVLLFIYNLPLWLCMKRKYVMLSMMIAGPRQPGNDIDVYLRPLIDDLRKLWDEGVDVWDANLQHAFKLRAMNTSFHQLKHGKKTVYTRHRRFLKQYHPYRRLKKAFDGSQEHETAPNPLTGDEVYQRVKDVVNMFSKSQKKPSSTSNMWKKKSIFFDLPYWSDHHVRHCIDVMHVEKNVCDSLIGTLLNIKGKTKDGFKCRQDLVDMGICQVLHPISKGNRTYLPPACYTMSTAEKRSFCECLRNIKVPQGYSSNIKSHVSVNELKLVGLKSHDCHVLMQQLLPVAIRGTLPEKVRVAISRLCFIFNAICAKVIDPKQLDALEDEVVVVLCQMEMFFPPSFFDIMVHLVVHLVREIRCCGPTYFRWMYPVERYMKVLKGYTKNRHRPEASIVERYVAEECIEFASQYIDSLKPVGVPASRHDQPIAGKGTRGYNVVTMTRHDVSQAHLYILNNTIEVFPYIEAHKKHVRDSHPKMNMMRVLQEHNKTFINWFRQTILADKSVSRRLTLLAIGPNLNVPTWKGYDINNYSFYTKSQDEKSSVQNSGVCVDADSEHFSSTSDNNPIRASMSYFGVIQEIWEVDYTSFRVPVFKCQWVNGTTGVFQDPLGFTLVDLSKVAYIDEPFIMVAQARQVFYVQDPCNSSLSVALQGRPSGMNYHNDESTLDIGQMSGFSKQLPSMNEADEVDDGHANRVDHDEGLWENIPTG